One genomic window of Sulfurovum lithotrophicum includes the following:
- the nrdD gene encoding anaerobic ribonucleoside-triphosphate reductase, with product MKQQQILEKHREERSKCIVYTRVMGYHRPVESFNIGKKGEHQERKFFLEKRSQSNAA from the coding sequence ATGAAGCAGCAACAAATACTGGAAAAACATAGAGAAGAACGCAGCAAATGTATTGTTTACACAAGAGTAATGGGTTACCACAGACCTGTAGAGAGTTTTAATATCGGTAAAAAAGGTGAACATCAGGAGCGAAAGTTTTTTCTTGAAAAAAGATCACAAAGCAATGCCGCATAA
- a CDS encoding anaerobic ribonucleoside-triphosphate reductase activating protein, with protein MKKDHKAMPHKPLYDITPFTALDYPDHLAAIFWFAKCNMRCVYCYNKDIVFGEGEISQEEAIAFLKSRVGLLEAVVLSGGEATLYSDLAGFCKKIKQLGFKIKLDTNGLNPEMIQELVEEKLIDYIALDYKAPKEKYLEITKDKHFDRFSKTLNFLIQKQFPFEVRTTVHSDLLRVEEINRIIRDLVKRGYKGTYYLQPFVFTEHTIGKVKEEKKPFDTSQLWDELNVVWRK; from the coding sequence TTGAAAAAAGATCACAAAGCAATGCCGCATAAACCGCTTTATGATATTACGCCCTTTACAGCCCTGGATTACCCTGATCACCTGGCGGCCATCTTTTGGTTTGCCAAGTGCAATATGCGCTGTGTATATTGCTACAATAAAGATATTGTATTTGGGGAAGGAGAGATAAGCCAGGAGGAGGCCATAGCATTCCTCAAAAGCAGAGTAGGGCTTCTTGAAGCGGTGGTCCTCTCCGGAGGTGAAGCCACGCTTTACAGTGATTTGGCGGGTTTCTGTAAAAAGATAAAGCAGTTAGGATTCAAGATCAAGCTTGATACAAATGGATTGAATCCGGAAATGATCCAAGAGTTGGTCGAGGAGAAGTTGATTGATTATATCGCTCTTGATTACAAGGCCCCCAAAGAGAAGTATTTGGAGATCACGAAGGATAAACATTTTGACCGTTTTTCAAAGACACTTAATTTTTTAATACAAAAACAGTTTCCTTTTGAAGTGCGAACAACAGTTCACAGTGACCTGCTAAGAGTAGAAGAGATTAACAGAATCATCAGAGATTTGGTCAAAAGAGGATACAAGGGTACGTATTATCTGCAACCTTTTGTTTTTACAGAGCATACAATCGGAAAAGTGAAAGAAGAGAAAAAACCTTTTGATACATCACAGCTTTGGGATGAGTTGAACGTGGTTTGGAGAAAATAG
- a CDS encoding proton-conducting transporter membrane subunit, whose product MFQFDTLSVIFVALILLGTIPNLFYSYGYLPDIERKIHYQLHYFAFILSMLGVVVSANALVFLLFWELMSLTSWQLILTEAKEKKTIEAAKFYFIMTHFGFVFLLLFFLIVTDGDLEIGFAAMHGIASAFAYPTLLFFFLILGFLSKAGAVPLHVWLPYAHPEAPSPVSALMSGVMLKVAIYGMFRFLFDVLYPWPLEWGIVILVIGALSSLVGVLYALSEHDIKALLANHSIENIGIILMGFGMGMIFDSMHLKVLSSFAFIAALFHTFNHMSFKSLLFMGAGSVLHQTHTKNIEKYGGLIKSMPITALTFLLASISISALPPTNGFLSEWMIFQSMLGSSHLGNMSLKLAIPFAIFALAMTGGLAIACFVKAYGITFLGLHRSTNAKHAHEVNFLMRSGLILMALVVISLMLFTPFYIAWFDKGLVALGHLSVYDKIFPEGVLHMHSVSMHGGVVSPLILLAALIGVTALLMFAYKTLKVKERVHHTWGCGYRTSAKTQYTATGFAGPIRRFFNWLYKPEEHFCKETLAGHESKFSSSHYEVHVKPLFETSLYNSVSKVANAISYWVYRLSHFEQTRYAAMIFNLMLIVLFSYRIFAHTFSWATFVLEGIVMIISIKVLIIGDKK is encoded by the coding sequence ATGTTTCAGTTTGATACCCTTTCCGTGATTTTTGTTGCACTGATCCTTCTGGGTACGATCCCAAATCTTTTTTATTCGTACGGATACCTTCCCGATATCGAAAGAAAAATACATTATCAGCTGCACTATTTTGCATTCATCCTCTCCATGCTGGGCGTTGTTGTCTCTGCCAATGCCCTTGTCTTTTTGCTTTTCTGGGAATTGATGAGTCTGACAAGCTGGCAGCTGATCCTGACGGAAGCGAAAGAGAAAAAGACCATTGAAGCGGCCAAGTTCTATTTTATTATGACCCATTTCGGTTTTGTATTTCTGCTGCTCTTCTTCCTGATAGTCACTGACGGTGACCTTGAAATAGGTTTTGCCGCCATGCATGGGATCGCTTCGGCATTCGCGTACCCGACACTGCTTTTCTTCTTTTTGATCCTTGGTTTCCTGAGTAAGGCCGGGGCGGTTCCTCTGCATGTCTGGCTGCCTTATGCTCATCCGGAAGCCCCTTCCCCGGTTTCGGCACTCATGAGCGGTGTGATGCTGAAAGTGGCCATTTACGGGATGTTCCGGTTTTTGTTCGATGTACTTTATCCCTGGCCGCTGGAGTGGGGGATAGTCATTTTGGTCATTGGTGCGCTCTCTTCGCTTGTAGGGGTACTGTATGCCCTGAGCGAACATGATATCAAAGCGCTTCTGGCGAACCATTCCATAGAAAATATCGGTATTATACTCATGGGTTTCGGGATGGGAATGATCTTTGACAGTATGCACTTGAAGGTTTTGAGTTCTTTCGCTTTTATTGCGGCACTTTTCCATACCTTCAACCATATGAGTTTCAAATCGTTACTCTTTATGGGAGCGGGTTCTGTGCTGCATCAGACACATACAAAGAACATAGAAAAATACGGCGGCCTCATTAAATCCATGCCTATAACGGCTCTGACCTTTTTGCTTGCGTCTATTTCCATTTCTGCTTTGCCGCCAACGAACGGGTTTTTAAGCGAATGGATGATCTTCCAGTCCATGCTCGGCTCAAGCCATCTTGGCAATATGTCCCTAAAACTGGCGATTCCCTTTGCCATTTTTGCTCTTGCCATGACGGGTGGTCTGGCGATCGCCTGCTTTGTCAAAGCCTATGGCATTACCTTTCTTGGCCTGCACAGAAGTACCAATGCAAAACATGCCCATGAGGTTAATTTTCTGATGCGGTCCGGCTTGATACTTATGGCACTGGTGGTTATCTCACTGATGCTCTTTACACCGTTCTATATAGCATGGTTCGACAAAGGGCTTGTAGCACTGGGACATCTTTCAGTGTACGACAAGATCTTCCCTGAAGGAGTGCTGCATATGCACTCAGTAAGCATGCACGGCGGTGTGGTCTCTCCGCTTATCCTGCTGGCGGCGCTGATAGGCGTAACGGCACTGCTGATGTTTGCATATAAAACACTGAAGGTCAAAGAGCGGGTACACCATACCTGGGGATGCGGATACAGAACATCGGCAAAGACACAATACACAGCTACAGGATTTGCAGGCCCTATCCGACGATTTTTCAACTGGCTGTATAAACCGGAGGAGCATTTCTGCAAAGAGACGCTGGCAGGGCATGAGAGCAAATTCAGCAGTTCCCATTACGAAGTCCATGTCAAGCCTCTGTTTGAAACGTCACTCTACAACTCTGTCTCCAAAGTGGCCAATGCGATCAGCTACTGGGTCTATCGTCTGTCACATTTTGAGCAGACACGCTATGCCGCGATGATTTTCAACCTGATGCTGATAGTGCTTTTCAGCTACAGGATTTTTGCACATACTTTTTCATGGGCGACTTTTGTGCTTGAAGGTATCGTCATGATTATTTCGATCAAAGTACTGATCATAGGAGATAAAAAATGA